The following DNA comes from Enterobacteriaceae endosymbiont of Donacia clavipes.
CAATTATAATACATCGTGCTATTTTAGGTTCAATAGAAAGATTTATAGGTATTCTTCTTGAAGAATTTTCTGGTTATTTACCTATTTGGTTAGCACCTATACAAATAATAATATTAAATATTAGTGAAAAACATAATGATTATGTTTTAAATATATTTAAAATAATTAAAAAAAATAACATTCGTGTTAAATACGATATAAAAAATCAAAAAATTTCATTTAAAATTAGACAATATACTATTCAACATATTCCTTATATTTTAATATGTGGAGATAAAGAAGTTAAAAATAATACAATTTCTATTAGAAATTGTTTTGGGAAAAATTTGGGATTTATGAGTATCCATGATATTATCAATAAAATTAAAAAAGAAATTTATAATTATAATTTTTAAATTAAGGAGATAAAATATTAAAAGTGGAAAAAAAATAGTACAATTATTACGACCTAATAAAATAAATAAAAGTATTAAAAGTAATATTGTAAGATTAATAGGATTAAAAGGAGAACAAATTGGTATAATTAGTTTAAAAAAAGCTTTAACAAAAGCAGAAAATACCGGATTTGATTTAGTTGAAATTAGTCCTAATGCTGTACCTCCTGTATGTCGTATAATGAATTATGGTAAATTTTTGTATGAAAAAAATAAAATTTATAAGGAACAAAAAAAAAAACAAAAAATAATACATTTAAAAGAGATTAAATTTCGTCCAGGAACTGATATAGGAGATTATAAAGTTAAATTACGTAATTTAATTCGTTTTTTAAAAAAAGGAGATAAAATAAAAGTTACCTTAAGATTTAGAGGTAGAGAAATGATGCATACTAAACTTGGATTTTTTATGTTAAATCGTATAAAAAAAGATTTAGAAAATTTAGCAATAGTTGAATCATTTCCTAATAAGGTAGAAGGTCGACAAATTATAATGACATTAATTCCAAAGAGATAAAATTAATAAAAAATTAATTTTATTAAAAAAATTTAGGTTAAAAAATATGATAAAAATTAAAACAGTACGAAGTGTTTCAAAACGTTTTAAAAAAACAAGTACTGGATATTTTAAACATAAACAAGCTAATTTAAGACATTTATTAACTAAAAAAAGTAAAAAAAATAAAAGATTTTTAAGACAAAAAAAAATAGTGAAAAAAGGAGATACATATTCATTAAAAATTTGTTTACCTTATTTATAAAAATAAATATTTTAAATATAAAAAGGAGTTTTTTATATGGTTAGAATTAAACGTGGTGTTACTTCAAAAGCTAGACATAAAAAAATATTAAAACAAGCAAAAGGTTATTATGGATCAAGATCTAGAACCTATCGTTCT
Coding sequences within:
- the rpmI gene encoding 50S ribosomal protein L35 encodes the protein MIKIKTVRSVSKRFKKTSTGYFKHKQANLRHLLTKKSKKNKRFLRQKKIVKKGDTYSLKICLPYL
- the infC gene encoding translation initiation factor IF-3, translating into MKSGKKIVQLLRPNKINKSIKSNIVRLIGLKGEQIGIISLKKALTKAENTGFDLVEISPNAVPPVCRIMNYGKFLYEKNKIYKEQKKKQKIIHLKEIKFRPGTDIGDYKVKLRNLIRFLKKGDKIKVTLRFRGREMMHTKLGFFMLNRIKKDLENLAIVESFPNKVEGRQIIMTLIPKR